A window of the Rhizobium brockwellii genome harbors these coding sequences:
- a CDS encoding gamma-glutamylcyclotransferase, translating to MDEFWVFGYGSLMWNPGFEFMERAEALVYGYRRSLCVRSFVHRGTRDNPGLVLGLDRGGACRGMAFRISPEKWDEVIDYLRARELVTNVYLERRVRLQLAGRRRVEAVAYITDRQHEQYAGALDALAAARVVNEANGQSGPNDAYVFNTLAHLKQMGIRDHWLEQVVNEVERLRAA from the coding sequence ATGGACGAATTTTGGGTATTTGGCTACGGTTCGCTGATGTGGAATCCGGGCTTCGAGTTCATGGAGCGGGCAGAGGCCCTGGTCTACGGTTACAGGCGCTCGCTCTGCGTCCGCTCCTTTGTCCATCGCGGCACCCGCGACAATCCGGGCCTGGTTCTCGGCCTCGACAGGGGTGGCGCCTGCCGCGGCATGGCTTTCCGCATTTCGCCGGAAAAATGGGATGAGGTGATCGATTATCTCCGCGCCCGCGAGCTGGTCACCAATGTCTACCTGGAGCGCCGGGTGCGGCTGCAGCTTGCCGGCCGGCGCCGGGTGGAGGCGGTCGCCTACATCACCGATCGTCAGCATGAGCAATATGCCGGCGCGCTCGATGCGCTTGCGGCGGCACGGGTGGTGAACGAAGCAAACGGCCAGTCAGGTCCGAATGATGCCTATGTCTTCAATACGCTTGCGCATCTGAAGCAGATGGGCATTCGCGACCATTGGCTGGAGCAGGTCGTCAACGAAGTGGAGCGGCTGCGCGCCGCCTGA
- a CDS encoding DUF2125 domain-containing protein: MAASSQSGSGKKFWLLGGGVLLVMALYTGGWFYAASALKTTVLKAIAPRDQAGVSGECSNIEFRGYPFRIGLFCSKIDVDDNVNGVSATFGALRSAAQVYAPGNIVWELDSPAEIRTSNGLSISAQWTNLQASLATRLQGVDRSSTVIEGLKAMAVSSYTGQTMSFDAARTEIHLRQNGADLDGAISVQDANTAIKDWPQIFPKFSASIDLTVAGKAGLIDGSDRNGLNGATGELRRIVADIGDGKVMTLTGPFSFDEQGFLSGKFKLEIERLGPWGDSLKQAFPDIASSVNTATKLLKSLAGGSDKVSVDLVVNRGNATVSGFIPLGRIPPI; this comes from the coding sequence ATGGCAGCGTCAAGCCAATCCGGCAGCGGTAAGAAATTCTGGTTGCTGGGTGGGGGCGTCCTCCTGGTGATGGCGCTTTATACCGGCGGCTGGTTTTATGCGGCCTCAGCGCTGAAGACCACGGTGCTGAAAGCGATCGCGCCGCGCGACCAGGCAGGCGTCAGCGGCGAATGCTCCAATATCGAATTCCGCGGCTATCCCTTCCGGATCGGCCTGTTCTGCTCCAAGATCGACGTCGACGACAATGTCAACGGCGTCTCCGCCACCTTCGGCGCGCTGCGCTCGGCAGCACAGGTCTACGCACCCGGCAATATCGTCTGGGAACTCGATTCGCCGGCAGAGATCCGCACCAGCAACGGACTTTCGATCTCGGCCCAATGGACGAACCTGCAGGCGAGCCTTGCGACGAGGCTGCAGGGCGTCGACCGCAGCTCGACGGTCATCGAGGGTCTGAAGGCGATGGCCGTCTCTTCCTACACCGGCCAGACCATGAGCTTCGATGCCGCTCGCACCGAAATCCATCTGCGGCAGAACGGCGCCGATCTGGATGGTGCAATCTCCGTGCAGGACGCCAACACGGCGATCAAGGACTGGCCGCAAATCTTCCCGAAATTCTCGGCGAGCATCGATCTGACCGTCGCCGGCAAGGCCGGCCTGATCGACGGCAGTGACCGGAACGGCCTCAATGGCGCCACCGGTGAACTGCGCCGCATCGTCGCCGACATCGGCGACGGCAAGGTGATGACGCTGACCGGCCCCTTCTCCTTCGACGAGCAGGGCTTCCTTTCGGGAAAATTCAAACTGGAGATCGAACGGCTCGGCCCCTGGGGCGACAGCCTGAAACAGGCCTTTCCCGATATCGCCTCAAGCGTCAACACGGCGACGAAGCTGCTGAAGTCGCTTGCCGGCGGCAGCGACAAGGTCTCTGTCGATCTCGTCGTCAATCGTGGCAATGCCACCGTCAGCGGTTTCATCCCGCTCGGCCGGATTCCGCCGATCTGA
- a CDS encoding GNAT family N-acetyltransferase, which translates to MVEVANASQADIDWLVREDGSAGEAWVSRCVALGEYLVAREADEIVGFLRFSRFWGRVPYMEMIRVLPGHRWSGVGTALFLAWEEAMRDDGARLLMTSSECDESRPQDWHRRNGFSETGAIELPGLQSVPEVFFIKRIA; encoded by the coding sequence ATGGTGGAGGTGGCAAACGCGAGCCAGGCTGATATCGACTGGCTGGTGCGCGAGGATGGCAGCGCCGGTGAGGCATGGGTATCGCGCTGCGTCGCGCTCGGCGAATATCTGGTTGCCAGAGAGGCCGACGAGATCGTCGGCTTCCTGCGCTTCTCCCGCTTCTGGGGCAGGGTTCCCTATATGGAAATGATCCGCGTCTTGCCCGGCCACCGCTGGTCGGGCGTCGGCACGGCGCTGTTTCTCGCCTGGGAAGAAGCCATGCGCGACGACGGCGCCCGCCTGCTGATGACGTCGAGCGAATGCGACGAAAGCCGGCCCCAGGACTGGCATCGCCGCAACGGATTTTCCGAAACCGGCGCGATCGAATTGCCCGGCCTGCAATCGGTCCCGGAAGTCTTCTTCATCAAGCGAATAGCCTGA
- a CDS encoding prephenate/arogenate dehydrogenase family protein produces the protein MSVQFDRIALIGIGLIGSSLAYDIRRLGLATEIVVATRSPDTLKRAEELGLGDSYTTSSQDAVKDADLVIVSVPVGASESVAKEISASLKPGAIVTDVGSTKASVIAQMLPHMPDNVHFIPGHPLAGTEKSGPDAGFPGLFEGRWCIFTPVAGTDETALKRLRSFWEALGSKVDEMDAEHHDKVLAIVSHLPHIIAYNIVGTADDLETVTETEVIKYSASGFRDFTRLAASDPTMWRDVCLHNRDAILEMLARFSEDLAYLQRAIRWGEGDKIFELFTRTRAIRRSIVQAGQDVDAPDFGRHALDKK, from the coding sequence ATGAGCGTGCAGTTCGATCGGATCGCGCTGATCGGCATCGGCCTGATCGGCTCTTCGCTTGCCTACGATATCAGACGGCTTGGTCTTGCAACGGAGATCGTCGTCGCCACGCGCAGCCCCGATACGCTGAAGCGCGCGGAAGAACTCGGTCTCGGCGACAGCTACACGACGTCGTCGCAGGATGCCGTCAAGGATGCCGATCTGGTGATCGTCTCGGTGCCGGTCGGCGCTTCGGAAAGTGTGGCGAAGGAGATCTCGGCAAGCCTGAAGCCGGGGGCCATCGTCACCGATGTCGGTTCGACAAAGGCTTCTGTCATTGCGCAGATGCTGCCGCATATGCCTGATAATGTGCATTTCATCCCCGGTCATCCGCTGGCCGGCACCGAAAAATCCGGCCCGGATGCGGGCTTTCCCGGCCTCTTCGAAGGCCGCTGGTGCATCTTCACGCCGGTCGCAGGCACCGACGAGACGGCGCTGAAGCGGCTGCGCAGCTTCTGGGAAGCGCTGGGCTCGAAGGTCGACGAAATGGATGCCGAGCATCACGACAAGGTGCTCGCCATCGTCTCGCACCTGCCGCATATCATCGCCTACAATATCGTCGGCACTGCCGACGATCTGGAGACGGTGACGGAAACGGAAGTCATCAAATATTCCGCCTCGGGCTTTCGCGATTTCACCCGCCTTGCTGCCTCCGACCCGACGATGTGGCGCGACGTCTGCCTGCATAACCGCGATGCGATCCTCGAAATGCTGGCGCGCTTCTCGGAGGATCTCGCCTATCTGCAGCGCGCCATCCGTTGGGGCGAGGGCGACAAGATTTTCGAACTCTTCACCCGCACGCGCGCCATCCGCCGTTCGATCGTCCAGGCCGGCCAGGATGTCGACGCGCCGGATTTCGGCCGGCACGCGCTGGACAAGAAGTAG
- the hisC gene encoding histidinol-phosphate transaminase encodes MSKPVPRPGILDIAAYVPGKEHAPGVARVYKLSSNETPLGASPKAIEAFKTVADNLGRYPDGQAIELREAIAAVHGLNPANILCGNGSDELLGLLCHVYLGAGDEGIITEHGFLVYKIQILGAGATPVVVKEKDYTVDVDAILAAVTEKTKIVFIANPGNPTGTYVSVSEIRRLQAGLPKHVVLVLDAAYAEYVRRNDYEAGIEVVSSYANVVMTRTFSKAYGLAALRVGWMYAPAEIVDALNRVRAPFNLNAPAIAAAAAAIRDQAFIQQAVSFNQMWVETLTQALEAIGLKVTPSVANFVLIHFPEIDGKRAADADDLLTSRGYILRAVRGYGFANALRMSIGPEEANRGVIAALTEFMGHQA; translated from the coding sequence ATGAGCAAGCCCGTTCCGCGTCCCGGTATTCTCGATATCGCAGCCTATGTGCCGGGCAAGGAACATGCGCCGGGCGTTGCCCGCGTCTACAAGCTTTCGTCCAACGAAACGCCGCTCGGCGCCAGCCCAAAGGCAATCGAGGCCTTCAAGACGGTTGCCGACAATCTGGGGCGTTATCCTGACGGGCAGGCGATCGAACTGCGCGAGGCGATCGCCGCCGTGCACGGCCTCAATCCGGCAAACATCCTCTGCGGCAATGGTTCCGACGAGCTGCTCGGCCTGCTCTGCCATGTCTATCTCGGCGCCGGCGACGAGGGCATCATCACCGAGCACGGCTTCCTCGTCTACAAGATCCAGATCCTGGGCGCCGGCGCCACGCCTGTCGTCGTCAAGGAGAAGGACTATACCGTCGATGTCGATGCGATCCTTGCCGCGGTGACGGAGAAGACGAAGATCGTCTTCATCGCCAATCCCGGCAATCCAACCGGCACCTATGTTTCCGTCAGCGAGATCCGCCGCCTGCAGGCCGGACTGCCGAAACATGTCGTCCTCGTGCTCGATGCCGCCTATGCCGAATATGTGCGCCGCAACGATTATGAAGCCGGCATCGAGGTCGTATCCTCCTATGCCAACGTGGTGATGACCCGCACCTTCTCGAAGGCCTATGGTCTTGCGGCGCTGCGCGTCGGCTGGATGTATGCGCCCGCCGAGATCGTCGACGCACTGAACCGCGTCCGCGCGCCGTTCAACTTGAACGCGCCGGCAATCGCCGCTGCTGCCGCTGCCATCCGCGACCAGGCCTTCATCCAGCAGGCCGTCTCCTTCAACCAGATGTGGGTGGAGACGCTGACCCAGGCACTCGAAGCGATCGGCCTGAAGGTGACGCCGTCCGTCGCCAATTTCGTCCTCATCCATTTCCCGGAGATCGACGGCAAGCGCGCCGCGGATGCCGACGATTTGTTGACGAGCCGCGGCTACATCCTGCGCGCCGTACGCGGCTATGGCTTCGCCAATGCGCTGCGCATGAGCATCGGTCCCGAGGAGGCCAACCGTGGCGTGATTGCCGCGCTCACCGAATTCATGGGACATCAGGCATGA
- a CDS encoding class I SAM-dependent methyltransferase yields MKSNRPLITFVAMHADIVDLRQFYHSELGRLAEQSIAMALSSLWVRLPQERLVGLGYAVPFLDRFQADTERTFAFMPAGQGAVNWPMGSLSTTALIFDEELPLPDSSIDRVLMVHSLEFAESPRETLKELWRVLAPGGRLVIVVPNRRGVWARMEHTPFGSGRPYSRGQLTNLLRETNFTPGATAEALFFPPSKLRTILRLRRAFERIGRTLWPAFSGVIIVEAQKRLYQGLPVAARASRRVFVPVLAPHGVPTTRSR; encoded by the coding sequence TTGAAGTCCAACCGCCCGCTGATAACATTTGTCGCAATGCACGCCGATATCGTCGACTTACGCCAGTTCTATCATTCCGAGCTCGGACGTCTTGCCGAGCAGTCGATTGCCATGGCGCTGTCCTCGCTCTGGGTGCGGCTGCCGCAGGAGCGTCTGGTCGGTCTCGGTTATGCCGTGCCCTTCCTCGACCGTTTCCAGGCCGATACCGAGCGCACCTTCGCTTTCATGCCGGCCGGGCAGGGCGCGGTGAATTGGCCGATGGGCTCGCTCTCGACGACGGCGCTGATTTTCGACGAGGAACTGCCGCTGCCGGATTCGTCGATCGACCGGGTGCTGATGGTGCATTCGCTGGAATTTGCCGAAAGCCCGCGCGAGACGCTGAAGGAGCTCTGGCGGGTGCTGGCGCCGGGCGGACGGCTGGTCATCGTCGTGCCGAACCGGCGCGGTGTCTGGGCACGCATGGAGCATACGCCCTTCGGTTCGGGCCGCCCCTATTCCCGCGGTCAGCTGACAAATCTGCTGCGCGAGACGAACTTCACGCCGGGCGCGACGGCTGAAGCGCTGTTCTTCCCGCCCTCGAAGCTGAGAACCATCCTGCGCCTTCGCCGCGCCTTCGAGCGGATCGGCCGAACGCTGTGGCCGGCCTTCTCGGGCGTCATCATCGTCGAAGCGCAAAAGCGGCTCTATCAGGGGCTGCCGGTTGCGGCGCGGGCCTCCCGCCGCGTCTTCGTGCCGGTTCTCGCACCGCATGGCGTGCCGACCACACGCAGCAGGTAA
- the gloB gene encoding hydroxyacylglutathione hydrolase, protein MKPLELDVFLCRTDNFGVLVHDPETGFTAAIDAPEEAPILEAATRRGWKITHIFTTHHHTDHVTANLALKEQFGCEIIGPINEAVAIPGLDRTMADGDSFLFGDHTVNVIETPGHTAGHICYHFVDDKLLFAADTLFALGCGRLFERPAADMWHSLQKLSVLPDETAIYFGHEYTLSNARFALTVDPDNGRLKSRAAEIEALRTDGKFTIPTTLGLEKETNPFLRAADPAIRRNLLMEGKTNEEVFAEIRKRKDNF, encoded by the coding sequence ATGAAACCTTTGGAATTAGACGTTTTTCTCTGCCGCACCGACAATTTCGGCGTTCTCGTGCACGATCCGGAGACAGGCTTTACCGCGGCGATCGATGCGCCGGAGGAGGCGCCGATCCTCGAAGCGGCGACACGTCGCGGCTGGAAAATCACGCATATCTTCACCACTCATCATCACACCGACCATGTTACTGCCAACCTGGCGCTGAAGGAACAGTTCGGCTGCGAGATCATCGGCCCGATCAACGAGGCCGTCGCCATTCCCGGCCTCGATCGGACGATGGCCGATGGCGACAGCTTCCTTTTCGGCGATCACACGGTCAACGTCATCGAGACACCCGGTCACACCGCCGGCCACATCTGCTATCACTTCGTCGATGACAAGCTGCTGTTTGCCGCCGACACGCTGTTTGCGCTCGGCTGCGGCCGGCTGTTCGAACGCCCGGCCGCCGATATGTGGCATTCCCTGCAGAAACTCTCCGTGTTGCCCGATGAGACCGCCATCTATTTCGGCCATGAATACACATTGTCCAATGCCCGCTTCGCGCTGACCGTCGATCCTGACAATGGGCGCCTGAAGAGCCGTGCCGCCGAGATCGAGGCCTTGCGCACCGACGGCAAATTCACCATCCCGACGACATTGGGGCTGGAAAAGGAAACCAACCCGTTCCTGCGCGCCGCCGATCCGGCGATCCGCCGCAATCTGCTGATGGAAGGCAAGACCAACGAGGAAGTCTTTGCCGAGATCCGCAAGCGCAAGGACAATTTCTGA
- a CDS encoding cupin domain-containing protein: MSPEDIIRELGMQPHPEGGWYVQTFRDTAGGERGHSTAIYYLLTTGQRSHWHRVHDAAEVWHYYAGAPLSLHRSEDGTASETLTLGTNLPAGERPQAIIPANWWQSAETLGDFTLVGCTVSPGFEFSSFEMAPPDWKPGG, from the coding sequence ATGTCGCCCGAGGACATTATCCGCGAACTCGGCATGCAGCCGCATCCTGAAGGTGGCTGGTACGTGCAGACATTCCGCGATACGGCGGGCGGAGAACGCGGCCACTCGACGGCGATCTATTATCTGCTGACCACGGGACAGCGTTCGCACTGGCATCGCGTCCACGATGCGGCCGAGGTCTGGCACTATTACGCCGGCGCACCGCTCTCGCTGCACCGCTCGGAAGACGGAACGGCAAGCGAAACCCTGACGCTCGGAACGAATCTTCCTGCCGGCGAGCGGCCGCAGGCGATCATTCCCGCCAATTGGTGGCAATCGGCCGAAACCCTCGGCGATTTCACCCTGGTCGGCTGCACCGTCTCGCCCGGCTTCGAATTTTCAAGCTTCGAGATGGCGCCGCCGGATTGGAAGCCCGGCGGCTGA
- the yddG gene encoding aromatic amino acid exporter YddG: MKLRATLIGFTAILMWSFLALFTAASGKMPPFQLSAVCFAIGSIPGLVVLTLNPARLALLKQPAKVWITGIAGLFGYHFLYFTALRNAPAVEAGLVAYLWPLLIVVGSALLPGERLRWYHVAGALAGLCGTFLIVGRNGVEFDGAYAIGYGAAFLCAFTWSGYSLLTRRFDAVSTDVVTGFCLATAILSFVCHLGLETTVWPATGFEWVAIAGLGLFPVGAAFYAWDYGVKNGDIQILGAASYAAPLLSTLILVLFGFAEPSWRIALACVLVTGGAVLAAQDMFRRKVQPPVAAE; this comes from the coding sequence GTGAAGCTTCGCGCGACGTTGATCGGTTTTACTGCCATTCTGATGTGGTCGTTCCTGGCGTTGTTCACGGCCGCCTCCGGCAAGATGCCGCCGTTCCAGCTTTCGGCCGTCTGCTTTGCGATCGGCAGCATTCCCGGCCTTGTCGTGCTTACCCTCAATCCCGCGCGGCTGGCGCTGCTGAAGCAGCCGGCCAAGGTCTGGATAACCGGCATTGCAGGGCTGTTCGGCTATCATTTCCTCTATTTTACCGCGCTCCGGAACGCGCCGGCGGTGGAGGCGGGGCTGGTCGCCTATCTCTGGCCGCTGCTGATCGTCGTCGGTTCGGCGCTGCTGCCGGGCGAACGGCTGCGCTGGTATCATGTGGCGGGTGCGCTTGCCGGACTTTGCGGTACCTTCCTGATCGTTGGCCGCAACGGCGTCGAATTCGACGGCGCCTATGCCATCGGTTACGGTGCCGCCTTTCTCTGCGCCTTCACATGGTCCGGTTATTCGCTGCTGACGCGGCGTTTCGACGCCGTCTCTACGGATGTCGTCACCGGCTTCTGCCTTGCGACCGCCATCCTGTCGTTCGTCTGCCATCTCGGCCTCGAGACGACCGTCTGGCCGGCAACTGGTTTCGAGTGGGTCGCCATCGCCGGGCTCGGGCTCTTTCCGGTCGGGGCTGCCTTCTACGCCTGGGATTACGGCGTCAAGAACGGCGATATCCAGATTCTCGGCGCAGCAAGTTATGCAGCACCTCTGCTTTCGACGCTTATTCTGGTGCTGTTCGGATTTGCGGAGCCGAGCTGGCGCATTGCTCTCGCCTGCGTGCTCGTCACCGGCGGGGCGGTGCTCGCCGCTCAGGACATGTTCCGCCGCAAGGTCCAGCCGCCCGTGGCAGCCGAATGA
- a CDS encoding DUF3108 domain-containing protein: MAHSGRRIFISAIAALLAIPASAAEIQHRTEYRVALAGLPIARAAFLTQIEDDHSYKIAGDINSAGLADLITTISAKTSVSGVVRNDRLQAQKYSLYYKSGKKKARVYEVSYRNGNIISATTTPAPKRPKNWIDVTPRDMRSVLDPISGLVFTGDTKVCSQTLPIFDGETRMDLVLSPKGDEDFSTNGFKGKATVCSVRFVPRSGYKKGRKDIDYLSKSDRMEIWFAKSDAANVYAPVYVRIPTEYGMVTITAVKYGSNS; the protein is encoded by the coding sequence ATGGCTCATTCGGGCAGACGGATTTTCATTTCGGCCATCGCCGCGCTTCTTGCCATACCGGCATCGGCGGCCGAAATCCAGCATCGGACGGAATACCGGGTGGCGCTCGCCGGCCTGCCGATCGCGCGCGCCGCGTTCCTGACGCAGATCGAGGACGATCACAGCTACAAGATCGCCGGCGACATCAATTCCGCCGGTCTTGCCGATCTCATCACGACGATTTCGGCGAAGACCAGCGTTTCAGGCGTCGTGCGCAATGACAGGCTGCAGGCGCAGAAATATTCGCTCTACTACAAGAGCGGCAAGAAGAAGGCCCGGGTCTACGAGGTCAGCTACCGCAACGGCAACATCATCTCGGCGACGACGACACCGGCGCCGAAGCGTCCGAAGAACTGGATCGACGTCACGCCGCGCGACATGCGCTCGGTGCTCGATCCGATCTCCGGCCTGGTCTTTACCGGTGACACCAAGGTCTGCTCGCAGACGCTGCCGATCTTCGACGGCGAGACGCGCATGGATCTGGTGCTCTCGCCGAAGGGCGACGAGGATTTTTCCACCAATGGCTTCAAGGGCAAGGCAACCGTCTGCAGCGTGCGCTTCGTTCCGCGCTCGGGCTACAAAAAGGGCCGCAAGGACATCGACTATCTCAGCAAGAGCGATCGCATGGAAATCTGGTTTGCCAAGTCGGACGCGGCAAATGTATACGCTCCTGTCTATGTGCGCATTCCAACCGAATATGGAATGGTGACGATCACTGCCGTCAAATACGGCAGCAACAGCTGA
- the rpmB gene encoding 50S ribosomal protein L28, producing MSRVCELTGKAVLTGNNVSHANNKTKRRFLPNLCQVTLISDALNQRYRLRVSAAALRTVEHRGGLDAFLLKASENELSMRARLLRRQIAKKTAEAAAA from the coding sequence ATGTCCCGCGTGTGCGAATTGACCGGCAAGGCCGTCCTGACTGGTAACAATGTCAGCCATGCCAACAACAAGACCAAGCGCCGGTTCCTGCCGAACCTGTGCCAGGTAACGCTGATTTCCGACGCTCTCAACCAGCGTTATCGTCTTCGCGTTTCGGCTGCCGCTCTTCGCACCGTCGAGCATCGTGGCGGCCTCGATGCCTTCCTGCTGAAGGCCAGCGAAAACGAACTGTCGATGCGCGCCCGCCTGCTGCGCCGTCAGATTGCCAAGAAGACCGCCGAAGCCGCTGCTGCGTAA
- a CDS encoding VUT family protein, producing the protein MLKTRYTIAYVALMTLVVVASNFLVQFPLNAEVAGINLADILTWGAFSYPIAFLITDLTNRQFGPQAARKVVFAGFVVGVTLSFFTSVPRIAIASGSAYLAGQLLDIAVFNRLRRQAWWRAPLVGSLIGSALDTVMFFSLSFAAFFVFLGPNDPFALEAAPVLGVFATEAPRWISWAIGDFAVKMIVGLVMLLPYGALMNVLRPMQAARAS; encoded by the coding sequence ATGCTGAAGACTCGCTATACCATTGCCTATGTCGCGCTGATGACGCTTGTCGTCGTCGCCTCCAACTTCCTCGTCCAATTTCCGCTGAACGCCGAAGTCGCCGGCATCAACCTCGCCGACATCTTGACCTGGGGCGCCTTCTCCTATCCGATCGCTTTCCTGATCACCGACCTGACCAACCGTCAGTTCGGCCCGCAGGCAGCCCGCAAGGTCGTCTTTGCCGGCTTCGTCGTCGGTGTGACGCTCTCCTTCTTCACCTCGGTGCCGCGCATCGCCATCGCCTCCGGCTCGGCCTATCTCGCCGGCCAGCTGCTCGATATCGCCGTCTTCAACCGCCTTCGCCGCCAGGCCTGGTGGCGCGCGCCGCTGGTCGGTTCGCTGATCGGCTCGGCGCTCGATACGGTGATGTTCTTCTCGCTGTCCTTCGCCGCGTTTTTTGTCTTCCTCGGCCCGAACGATCCCTTTGCGCTCGAAGCAGCCCCCGTCCTCGGCGTTTTCGCCACCGAGGCACCGCGATGGATTTCCTGGGCGATCGGCGATTTCGCCGTGAAGATGATCGTCGGCCTCGTCATGCTGCTGCCTTATGGCGCGCTGATGAACGTGCTGCGGCCGATGCAGGCCGCTCGCGCCAGCTAG
- a CDS encoding esterase-like activity of phytase family protein, with protein MTVKRLCRVASIALCIAAGASSSWAGDDVPVISRQISDFRIGSSEMQFGSLEFLGGLEMVSSRALFGSLSSIRFRPDQKHFVVVLDTGQWLTGSIERDVKGRLSGLSDVEITPMKNSAGRSFEGKGHMDAEGLALDGDRILVSFEQDHRVDVYPDPGFAGSGAIATLPILIPRKMLDDNRGIETIAVAPASSPLRGGVVVVSERGLDSDGNRLAAILSGPLKGRFSVERDGSFDITDGAFLPNGDLLLLERRFNMAEGIGMRLRRIKGADIRPDAVVDGELLLEGNFNSQIDNMEGLDAFQAADGTTHIILVSDDNHSILQRNLMLEFRLSEEAAWSAPNSRKRN; from the coding sequence ATGACGGTCAAGCGCCTCTGCCGTGTGGCGTCTATCGCGCTCTGTATCGCAGCCGGCGCTTCCTCGTCATGGGCCGGCGACGACGTGCCGGTCATTAGCCGGCAAATCTCCGATTTCAGGATCGGCTCTTCGGAGATGCAATTCGGATCGCTGGAATTTCTCGGCGGGCTGGAGATGGTGTCCAGCCGAGCGCTGTTCGGCTCGCTCTCCTCCATCCGTTTCCGACCGGACCAAAAACATTTCGTCGTCGTGCTCGATACCGGCCAGTGGCTGACCGGCAGCATCGAGCGCGACGTCAAGGGCAGGCTTTCCGGCCTTTCGGATGTCGAGATCACGCCGATGAAGAACAGCGCCGGGCGCAGCTTCGAAGGCAAGGGACATATGGATGCCGAAGGCCTGGCGCTTGACGGCGACCGGATCCTGGTCTCCTTCGAGCAGGATCATCGCGTCGATGTCTATCCGGATCCCGGCTTTGCCGGCTCGGGAGCGATCGCCACTCTGCCGATTCTTATCCCGCGGAAGATGCTGGACGACAACCGCGGCATCGAAACCATCGCCGTGGCGCCGGCATCCAGCCCGTTGCGGGGTGGTGTGGTGGTCGTCTCCGAACGCGGTCTCGACAGCGACGGCAACCGGCTGGCGGCCATTCTCAGCGGTCCGCTGAAAGGACGTTTCTCGGTCGAGCGGGATGGCAGCTTCGACATCACCGACGGCGCCTTCCTGCCGAACGGCGACCTGCTGCTGCTGGAGCGCCGCTTCAACATGGCCGAAGGCATCGGCATGCGTCTTCGGCGCATCAAGGGCGCCGATATCAGGCCCGACGCCGTCGTTGACGGCGAATTGTTGCTGGAAGGCAATTTCAACTCGCAGATCGACAATATGGAAGGGCTCGATGCTTTCCAGGCGGCCGACGGCACGACCCATATCATCCTGGTGTCGGACGACAATCATTCGATCCTGCAGCGCAATCTGATGCTGGAATTCCGGCTTTCGGAAGAGGCCGCGTGGTCAGCGCCGAATTCCCGGAAGCGGAATTGA